From Pseudanabaena sp. PCC 6802, one genomic window encodes:
- a CDS encoding glucose-6-phosphate isomerase, protein MNSATELWQRYQDWLYYHPELGFYLDISRMRFTDAFVAMMKSKFERAFADMQALEAGAIANPDEQRMVGHYWLRRPELAPAETLRQDIITTIERVEAFAKAIHTGAIHPPDRPKFTDILSIGIGGSALGPQFVSQALAGARPPLKISFIDNTDPDGIDLVLGQLGDRLATTLAIVISKSGGTPEAANGMKEVQYAYKQAGLDFAKYAVAVTGIGSGLEKLAKSEGWLDVFPMHDWIGGRTSELSAVGLLPAALEGIDIRGMLAGARMMDEATRVQDLKQNPAALLAMSWYFSGNGKGEKDMVVLPYKDRLLLFSRYLQQLVMESLGKEKDLDGNVVYQGIAVYGNKGSTDQHAYVQQLREGIPNFFLTFIEVLADTTDNSFHPELEPGVTSGDYLSGLLQGSRQALYDNGRDSITVTIPTVSGVTVGALIALYERAVSFYASLVNINAYHQPGVEAGKKAAAQVLELQKRVVRALTTEAQPISIYQLAAKIDAISDTETIYRILRHLAANGKVHLEGSMGKPSSLLVSVSR, encoded by the coding sequence ATGAATTCAGCTACAGAGTTGTGGCAACGTTATCAAGACTGGCTGTACTATCACCCTGAGTTAGGCTTTTACCTCGATATCAGCCGCATGCGGTTTACAGATGCCTTTGTCGCCATGATGAAGTCAAAGTTCGAGCGGGCGTTCGCCGATATGCAAGCTTTAGAAGCAGGGGCGATCGCTAACCCAGACGAACAGCGCATGGTGGGGCATTACTGGTTGCGCCGTCCCGAGTTGGCTCCTGCAGAGACGTTGCGCCAGGACATTATCACAACGATCGAACGGGTAGAAGCATTTGCTAAAGCGATCCATACAGGGGCAATTCACCCACCCGATCGGCCCAAATTTACGGATATCCTCTCAATTGGGATTGGCGGCTCGGCTCTAGGGCCGCAGTTCGTGTCGCAGGCATTGGCAGGTGCCCGTCCACCCCTCAAAATTAGTTTTATTGACAATACCGATCCCGATGGGATCGATCTGGTTCTAGGACAACTGGGCGATCGCCTTGCTACGACGTTGGCGATCGTAATTTCTAAATCAGGCGGTACGCCCGAAGCCGCCAACGGCATGAAGGAAGTCCAGTACGCCTACAAGCAAGCTGGACTGGATTTTGCTAAATATGCCGTAGCAGTGACGGGGATAGGTAGCGGACTGGAAAAGCTAGCCAAGTCAGAGGGATGGCTCGATGTTTTCCCCATGCACGACTGGATAGGGGGACGCACCTCAGAATTATCTGCTGTGGGCTTATTACCTGCTGCTTTAGAAGGCATAGATATTCGCGGGATGTTAGCAGGGGCAAGAATGATGGACGAGGCAACCCGCGTACAGGACCTCAAACAAAATCCAGCAGCGCTATTGGCGATGTCATGGTATTTCTCCGGCAATGGCAAGGGAGAAAAGGATATGGTCGTGTTGCCATACAAAGATCGGCTCTTGCTATTTAGCCGTTACCTGCAACAGCTCGTGATGGAATCGCTAGGTAAAGAGAAAGACCTGGACGGTAACGTTGTCTACCAAGGCATAGCCGTCTACGGCAATAAAGGCTCCACCGATCAGCACGCTTACGTGCAGCAACTGCGCGAGGGCATACCCAACTTTTTCCTCACATTTATTGAGGTATTAGCCGATACGACTGATAACAGTTTCCATCCAGAGCTAGAACCTGGTGTTACCTCTGGCGATTACCTGTCAGGGTTATTGCAGGGTTCCCGTCAGGCACTGTATGACAACGGACGCGACTCGATTACGGTAACAATTCCTACGGTTTCAGGAGTGACTGTGGGGGCTTTGATCGCTCTGTACGAAAGAGCCGTGAGTTTCTATGCTTCGCTAGTGAATATTAATGCCTACCACCAACCAGGCGTGGAAGCAGGTAAAAAAGCGGCGGCGCAGGTGCTGGAGTTGCAGAAGCGAGTTGTTCGGGCTTTAACAACGGAAGCCCAGCCAATTTCAATTTACCAACTGGCGGCAAAAATTGATGCCATTAGCGACACCGAAACTATTTATCGCATTCTGCGACACCTGGCAGCCAATGGCAAAGTCCATTTGGAAGGGAGCATGGGTAAGCCCTCCAGTTTACTTGTATCAGTTAGTCGCTAG